The sequence below is a genomic window from Paenibacillus silvisoli.
AAGGATGCGATTGGAAGCGCGGAACGGCTTATGAGCATGATACTGGAGCGGCGCACGAGAATCGAAACCGATTGTTTCCAAGCCGATGCTGCCGGCTCTGTAGCTGCTCCTTGGAGGACGCAAATGAAGTTCGATATGGTCATTACGGATCTTCCGTACGGTGAATTGGTAGAATGGCAATCGGCCGATCCCGACCCGGTGAACCGATTGTTGGAAAACCTGTTGCATGTGATAGCCCCGCATGCAGTAGTTATCCTTGTTGCGGATAAGAAGCAGGTGATACGCCATTCGAATTACAATCGGCTGGAACGGCTAAAGGTTGGCAAGCGGCAGGCGGTGTTTTGGGAGGCGAATGAAAGAGAAAGACCGTTCTATTGAAATTGAACGGTCTTTCTTTTCATAAACTCTAACGAACTACAGAAGCGTTATTTTGCCGAAATAGCGCCATTTTGCGATCTAACGAACTCCAGCGACGTTATTTGATAAATTTCCGGCTAAAATGACCCACTTCACGCCAAATAGCGTCGCTAGGATTCGTTAGCTTAGAATTTCAGGCGTTTTCTCGCAAATAAGCACGCTGCGATTCGTTAGCCTTAGGCGCCCCCCGCTAATCATGCGCCCGCGCATTATCGCGGAACCGCGCGGGCGTAATGTGCATAAGCGCCCGAAACGTGCGGGCGAAATAATGCACCGACCCGAAGCCGGTCCGCTCCGCGATTTCCTTGATCGACAGCTCCGAGTAGCGGAGCAGCTCGGCCGCGCGGCGAACGCGCTGCTTGCGCACGTAGTCCGTGTACGACTCGTGGACGCCGGAGGAGAACAGGCGCGAGAGATGGCGCGGCGACAGGTTGATCTGAGCCGCGACTTTATCGAGCGACAGATCGTCGTCGCTCAAGTTGTCGGTGATGAACAGCTTCGCCTGCTTCAGCAGCGCGGACGAGCTCCGGCGCGGCGCCTGCCATTCCGTCTGCTGGAGCGGCTTGCAGAATACGCCGGGAAAAGAAAGCAGCAGCGATGCGGCCAGCTGCGGCAGGACGGATTCCGGCAGAGACGGCGCATCGCCTGGCCGCCGGAGCAGCGACCGCCACAGCTCGGCGGCGGCGAGGCCGTCGCTCTCCTGCACGACGCATGTCTCCGTTTCCGCCAGCGCTTGGAAGGCGGCTCGCACCTGCTCGGAGCTTTCGTTTTCGTCGAGCTCGAAGGCGACGAAGAGAATGCTGTTTTCCGGTTCGCCTTGAATGTAATGGGTGATGCCGGGGCGGGAGCAGAACAGGGTCCCTTTTTGCAGCGGATAGGTCGCGCCGTTATCGAAATAGGTGCCTTGTCCGCCGAGCACGTAACAGATTTCGAAGAAGGAATGCTTATGCAAAAAGTTGGACGTATGATGCTCGTGCACGCCCCAGTAATGAACGGTAAACACCGCATCGGCGGATTTTAGCCGCAAGGCATATTGATTTAGCCATGTATCGCTCTCATCCCAAAGGTACATCGAACGTCGTCACTCCTATACATGATTCCATTATGGCGTGAAAAGACAAAAAGCTGGCGTCTCTGGCTAAAGACCGGAACCCCTTGCCGGATCTACAATAAAGCCATAAGAAAGCGAATTCACTCTTAGGAGGATTGTAACATGATAACCGCACAGGATGTAGAATTTTACAAAGAAAACGGCTATTTGCTCGTGAAGGGCGTGTTCAATCAAGAAGAAATCGTAGGGATGCGCAAAGCGGTCGACAGCATCATCGATCGCGCCGCGAAAGAGAAAATGGATCATAACGCGCAGTGGCAGGGCGACTTCCTGCCGCCGGAAGAGCTGAAGAAGCTCGTGCTGAAAGGCTTCCATGACGTGCACTATCACGACGCATCGTTCCTGCGCGCGTTGATGCACCCGAATATGACGGCTGTGCTGTCGCAAATCATCGGTCCGAACGTTCAGCTGCACCATTCCAAAATGCTGGTGAAGCCGCCGGAAAACGGCGCCGCGTTCCCGATGCATCAAGACCACCCGTACTTCCCGCACGAGCAGCACACGATGCTGGCGGCGAGCGTTCATCTGGACGACGCCGATCTGGAAAACGGCTGCCTTCACGTGCTGCCGGGTTCCCACAAGCAAGGCTCGCTGCAGCATGTGGGCAGACACTATTTGAACGCGAAGGAATATCCGGTTTCCGACGGTTTGCCTTGCATCGCGGAAGCGGGAGACGTGCTGTTCTTCAACTATTTGACGGTTCACGGCTCACCGGCGAACCGCAGCGAGCGTACGCGCCGCAACGTGCTGTTCCAATACCGCAGCGCGACGGATTTCCCGACGACCAAAGAGCATTTCGATTGGGGCATGGGTCTGATGGTATGCGGCGAAAATCCGAATTTCAACCGTGCGAAGCCGGAGTTTGCCATTCTATAAGCATCACATTAAGCAGCCGGGCAGGAGAAATCCTGTCCGGTTTTTTTGTGCGTTCATTTCTGGAAAAGATGATCGAATTCGCGAGAGGGGTTCTCTTCATATGGACTTCATTTAAGGATGCTAATGTGAATATCGGATAACACGTAGAGAGGTGGAGCTTCAACCTTATGGATCGCAACAGTTTGAAATTAATGGCAGCGGCGATGCTGCTGGCTGCGATGCTGACGGGATGCGGATCGCAAAACGGGGATCAGCAGGCGGCAAATGACGGACAAGCCGCGGCGGCACCTGGCTTTAACGCCGGAGGCTCCAATCAGCCGGACCGGACGGCGGATTATTTCGCCAAGGTCGTGAAGGTGAGCGGCGATAGCATTATCGTGCAGAAATCGACGATGTCGCCGGCGGATATGCCGCGCGGTGGCGGCGGCTTTGGCGGCCGCGGCGGAGCGCGCCAGAACCGGGACGGAGCGGCTCAGCCGAATGATGCTGGAGCCGGTGGCGACGGTAACGCCGCTGGCGGGACAAACGGGGAGCTGCCGCCATCTGACGGCGCAGGCGAAAGGCAAACGCCGCCGGATGACGCCGCTGCCGGTGCCAGCACTGGCGGCAATGCGGGCGGCGGCGCTCCGAACGGTGACCGCCAAGGCGGCCGTTTCGGAGGAGGAGGCGGCTTCATGAGTCAAATGAAGTTCGAGGATGCGCAGACGACGCTCGGCGTAGATGCCGGTACGGAGATCGTGACGATGAGCTTCGGGCAGGACGGCATGAACGAGAACGCGCTGAAGGCTTCGGATTTAAAAGAAGGCGACATCCTCACCGTATGGCTTTCCTCGGACAACAAGACGGCGCAATACATTTCGCTCCGGTTCAATCCGGGCCAACCAGGAAAGGAAGGTAACGGGCAATGAGAAAATGGTGGCTGCTCGGAATCGGCGCGCTGCTAGTCGCGGCTGCCGTGGTCGTTTATATGAAGATGGGCAAGAAGGAAGAACAGCCGTTGGTGGCGCAAACGACGACCCAAGTCGTGAAAGGGACGATCGAGGTGCATGTCAGCGGCACCGGCAGCCTCGCTCCGCTCGACCGCCAGACGGTCAAAGCTACGGAGCAGGGCACCGTTGAGAAGGTGAACGTGAAAGAAGGCGACATCGTCAAGAAGGGCGACGTGCTCCTGACGGTTGAAGGCGAAGATAACACGGATAAAATCAGCTCGGAGAAGCTGAATCTCGAGAGCAAGCAGCTCGATCTGGAGGATACGCGGACGAAGCTGAAGCAAGCGTCGGAGGAAGCCGAAATCGCGAGCCTGAAGCTGAGCCTCAAGAAGCAGCAGCTGGCCATCGAGCAGTCGCAGTCGACGATCGCCGACCTGCAAGACAGCGAGGGCGGCGAAACCGTTACGGCGCCTATCGACGGTACGGTTACGACGCTGAACGTCGTGGCGGGGGATTCCCTCAATCCGTCGACGGAGCTGCTCGAGATCGCGAATTATGCCAGCCTGCAGATGGTCGTAGGCATCGACGAGCTTGATATTTCCAAGGTTAAAATCGGACAGAGCGCGACGGTTTCCGTCGAGGCGCTGGCAGAGCAATCGTTCACGGGCAAGGTCGTCAAAATCGCGGACGAGGGCACGGCAAGCAACGGCGTCGCTTCCTTCGACGTCACGATCGGACTGGATAAAGCGGCGAATCTGAAGAGCGGCATGTCGGCTGAGGCCAGCATCGAGATCGAGAAGAAAGCCGACACGTTGATGCTGCCGATCGACGCCGTTCAATCGCTGGGCAACCGGTATATGGTGTTTCTGCCGAGCGGCACGCAGACGGCGGGCACCGGCACAGCCGGAGCAGGAGCGGGCGGCGAAGCGCCAAACGGCGGCGGCCAAGGCCAGGGCCAGGGCCAAGCTCAACCGGATCAACAACAAGGCCAGCAAAGCCAACAAGGCCAGCAAGGTCAACAAGGTCAAGGTCAAGGCCGCTTCAGCGGTCAGGCTGGCGGCGGTACCGGCGGCGGAACGACAGGCAGCCGTACAGGCGCAAGAGGCAATTTCAGCAGCCGTTTTGGCGGCGGCGTTCCGCAAATGATCCAAGTCGGCATTCATAACGAGGACTTCATCGAGATTTTGTCCGGTCTGAAAGAAGGCGACCGCGTTGTCGTTCCGACGGTTGCCGGTACATCGAGCTCGGCGCAAACGCAGGCGGGCTTCGCGGCAGGCGGCTTCGGCGGATTTGGCGGCTTCGGCGGCGGTGGCGGTGCAGGCGGCGGATTCCAACGCGTTGAGCGCGCTTCCGGCGGCGGTGGCGGTGGCGGCTTCGGAGGCGGCGGTACCGGCGGCGGTGGAGGCGGAGCAGCTGGAGGAGGCGCACGCTAATGGAAGCACAACGTGAAGCGCTCATCCAGATCGAAACGCTGTCCAAACTGTACAAAATGGGCGGCGAGACCGTCCATGCGCTAAGCGACATCTCGCTTCGCATCGACCATGGCGATTTTGTCGCGATCATCGGTCCGTCCGGCTCCGGCAAATCGACGCTCATGAACGTCATCGGCTGTCTCGACGCGCCGACCTCCGGCAAGTATTGGCTGGACGGCGAGGAAGTGAGCCGGCTGCGGGAAAACCGGCTTGCGGAAATCCGCAACCGCAAAATCGGGTTTATTTTTCAAGGCTTCAATTTGCTCAATAAGCTGTCGGCGCTCGAAAACGTGGAGCTGCCGCTCATTTACCGGGGCATCCCGGCCAAGCTCCGCAAGGAACAGGCGATCGAAGCGCTGACGAAGGTCGGACTCGGGGAACGGGTGAAGCATAAGCCGAGCGAGCTTTCGGGAGGTCAGCAGCAGCGCGTTGCGATTGCGCGGGCGCTGGCGGGCAATCCGCCGATTCTGCTTGCCGACGAACCGACAGGAGCGCTCGATACGCGTACCGGCACCGAGGTCATGGGATTGATGAAGGACTTGAACAAACAAGGCCATACGATCGTCCTCATTACGCACGATACGGAAATATCCAAGCAAGCGCGGCGGGTCGTCCGGATTTCGGACGGTCGAATCAGCGAAGAAGGCGGTGAGCGGCGTGAACGTCAGTCAAGCGTTCAAAATGGCGGCTAAAAGCATTCTCGCCAACAAAATGCGTTCGCTGCTCACGATGCTCGGCATCATCATCGGCGTGGCGGCCGTCATCGCCCTGGTCGGCGTCGGCCAGGGAACGACGAAGCAGGTCACCGATCAGGTGGAGAGCCTCGGCACGAATTTGCTGACCGTCAACATTACGGGACGCGGCTCGCAGACGACGATCGATTATAAGGAAGCGGAAGAGATTACGGACAAGGAAGATATCGCGTTCGCCGCTCCGATCAATCAGTCGAACGCGACCGTGAAGAACGGCAGCGAAAGCACGTCCGTCAGCGTCGTAGGCACGACGGCAGACTATTTGGACGTCAAGGAGTATGACGTAGCGGCAGGCCGTTTCGTCGCGCAAATCGATTTGGATTACTATCAGAAAATCGCGGTGCTCGGCTCGACGACGGCGACGGACCTGTTCGGCACGACGAATGCGGTCGGCCAAACGTTTCTGATCAACGGCGTACGCTACAAGGTTGTCGGGGTGCTGGCGTCCAAGGGCAGCTCGCTGCAAGGCTCCAACGATGAAGTGGTCGTCATTCCGATTACGACGGCGGAGCGGCTGTTCAAGTCCAAGGGCGTACGAACGATCAACGTCCAAGTGGCGGAAGCGGATAAAATGGACGCGGTCGTCACGGAGCTCGAGACGGCGCTCACGAAAAAATTCCGCGGCGATACGGACAGCTTCCGCGTCTTCAACCAGCAGGATCTGCTCGATTCCTTCAGCAGCATCTCGGATACGCTGTCGCTCGCGCTTGGCGGCGTAGCCGCGATTTCGCTGCTCGTCGGCGGCATCGGCATCATGAACATCATGCTCGTATCCGTTACGGAGCGGACGAGGGAGATCGGTATCCGCAAGGCGATCGGCGCGAAGAAAAGGGATATTTTGACCCAGTTCCTGATCGAAGCGATCGCCTTGAGCGGCCTCGGGGGCCTCTTGGGCATCGCGATCGGCGTAGGCGCGTCGGAGCTGCTGTCCCGCATGATGAAGCTGACCGTCGTGCTGTCGCTGCCGATCATCGGCCTAGCCTTCGGCTTCTCGGTATTCATCGGCATCGTGTTCGGCTTGTTCCCGGCGAACAAGGCGTCCAATCTGCGGCCGATCGAGGCGCTTCGCTTCGAATAGCTATATCAAGAAGATTCAAGGAGCA
It includes:
- a CDS encoding AraC family transcriptional regulator, translating into MYLWDESDTWLNQYALRLKSADAVFTVHYWGVHEHHTSNFLHKHSFFEICYVLGGQGTYFDNGATYPLQKGTLFCSRPGITHYIQGEPENSILFVAFELDENESSEQVRAAFQALAETETCVVQESDGLAAAELWRSLLRRPGDAPSLPESVLPQLAASLLLSFPGVFCKPLQQTEWQAPRRSSSALLKQAKLFITDNLSDDDLSLDKVAAQINLSPRHLSRLFSSGVHESYTDYVRKQRVRRAAELLRYSELSIKEIAERTGFGSVHYFARTFRALMHITPARFRDNARAHD
- a CDS encoding phytanoyl-CoA dioxygenase family protein: MITAQDVEFYKENGYLLVKGVFNQEEIVGMRKAVDSIIDRAAKEKMDHNAQWQGDFLPPEELKKLVLKGFHDVHYHDASFLRALMHPNMTAVLSQIIGPNVQLHHSKMLVKPPENGAAFPMHQDHPYFPHEQHTMLAASVHLDDADLENGCLHVLPGSHKQGSLQHVGRHYLNAKEYPVSDGLPCIAEAGDVLFFNYLTVHGSPANRSERTRRNVLFQYRSATDFPTTKEHFDWGMGLMVCGENPNFNRAKPEFAIL
- a CDS encoding efflux RND transporter periplasmic adaptor subunit → MRKWWLLGIGALLVAAAVVVYMKMGKKEEQPLVAQTTTQVVKGTIEVHVSGTGSLAPLDRQTVKATEQGTVEKVNVKEGDIVKKGDVLLTVEGEDNTDKISSEKLNLESKQLDLEDTRTKLKQASEEAEIASLKLSLKKQQLAIEQSQSTIADLQDSEGGETVTAPIDGTVTTLNVVAGDSLNPSTELLEIANYASLQMVVGIDELDISKVKIGQSATVSVEALAEQSFTGKVVKIADEGTASNGVASFDVTIGLDKAANLKSGMSAEASIEIEKKADTLMLPIDAVQSLGNRYMVFLPSGTQTAGTGTAGAGAGGEAPNGGGQGQGQGQAQPDQQQGQQSQQGQQGQQGQGQGRFSGQAGGGTGGGTTGSRTGARGNFSSRFGGGVPQMIQVGIHNEDFIEILSGLKEGDRVVVPTVAGTSSSAQTQAGFAAGGFGGFGGFGGGGGAGGGFQRVERASGGGGGGGFGGGGTGGGGGGAAGGGAR
- a CDS encoding ABC transporter ATP-binding protein; this translates as MEAQREALIQIETLSKLYKMGGETVHALSDISLRIDHGDFVAIIGPSGSGKSTLMNVIGCLDAPTSGKYWLDGEEVSRLRENRLAEIRNRKIGFIFQGFNLLNKLSALENVELPLIYRGIPAKLRKEQAIEALTKVGLGERVKHKPSELSGGQQQRVAIARALAGNPPILLADEPTGALDTRTGTEVMGLMKDLNKQGHTIVLITHDTEISKQARRVVRISDGRISEEGGERRERQSSVQNGG
- a CDS encoding ABC transporter permease; this translates as MNVSQAFKMAAKSILANKMRSLLTMLGIIIGVAAVIALVGVGQGTTKQVTDQVESLGTNLLTVNITGRGSQTTIDYKEAEEITDKEDIAFAAPINQSNATVKNGSESTSVSVVGTTADYLDVKEYDVAAGRFVAQIDLDYYQKIAVLGSTTATDLFGTTNAVGQTFLINGVRYKVVGVLASKGSSLQGSNDEVVVIPITTAERLFKSKGVRTINVQVAEADKMDAVVTELETALTKKFRGDTDSFRVFNQQDLLDSFSSISDTLSLALGGVAAISLLVGGIGIMNIMLVSVTERTREIGIRKAIGAKKRDILTQFLIEAIALSGLGGLLGIAIGVGASELLSRMMKLTVVLSLPIIGLAFGFSVFIGIVFGLFPANKASNLRPIEALRFE